In one Legionella clemsonensis genomic region, the following are encoded:
- a CDS encoding MBL fold metallo-hydrolase — MSATKKVIAERVLKPKKNDLQEDITAGLFLDFAKTLFAEEQMQEFLSPERRSDGRYVTSEATLDKYIDLRIFRETQVKRFLRWLTTTPPLLNKLFTWIFIAQLGMKLAYFDQQENTAPEKIYKEGEQHALTEGKDDTFTIHNLGHATQLIQTSGMSILTDPVFGNLAPIVYPAMTKSSGLDVKADELPPIDVILISHNHRDHVDVDSLKKLLKVQPTLLVPVGDEKFFKSLGFKNVVAFEWHEQITLTSKTNKKVTFCSVPADHRSGRHGHDSHQSLVTGWTVSPKDRQEILYFAGDTARINDVRMKGLALDIYQLYQNKKNIEPGELPRIINMEPGGPNYTRKDMLPTHQSAVDSIISSFRLAFALEEISAHDKSVEKKISASEWLDSTATIFMHQNKFELGPDRFNENYFIFTRLCSYLKMSDEELAKQQEKQESKSASWSLFHRRKDFIIDGAKELKEFAKQLWPAENELKQRDKLIEFIEARTHFPLIREKLTSDAPYVRLGEKSSIAPDTWDKTKEKWKGAKKSDLIDSDSNPNPAPF, encoded by the coding sequence ATGTCTGCTACCAAAAAAGTAATCGCCGAGCGTGTATTGAAACCCAAAAAAAATGATTTGCAAGAGGATATAACAGCGGGTCTTTTTCTGGATTTTGCCAAAACATTGTTTGCTGAAGAACAAATGCAGGAATTCTTATCTCCTGAACGCCGTTCAGATGGTCGTTACGTGACCAGCGAAGCTACTCTTGATAAATATATCGATCTCCGTATTTTTCGCGAGACACAAGTGAAACGCTTTTTGCGCTGGTTAACCACTACGCCGCCTCTACTCAATAAGCTATTCACCTGGATTTTTATTGCCCAATTGGGAATGAAATTGGCTTATTTTGATCAACAAGAAAATACTGCTCCGGAGAAAATTTATAAGGAAGGTGAACAGCACGCTCTTACTGAAGGAAAAGATGATACCTTTACTATCCACAACTTAGGTCATGCTACTCAACTCATTCAAACTTCAGGGATGAGTATTCTTACTGATCCTGTTTTTGGAAATTTAGCCCCTATTGTTTATCCTGCAATGACAAAAAGTTCAGGATTGGATGTTAAAGCAGATGAATTACCTCCCATTGATGTTATTCTTATCTCTCATAATCATCGTGATCACGTCGATGTTGATTCACTGAAAAAATTATTAAAAGTTCAGCCCACTTTGTTAGTTCCCGTCGGTGATGAAAAGTTTTTTAAGTCATTGGGGTTTAAAAATGTTGTCGCTTTTGAATGGCACGAGCAAATAACACTGACTTCTAAAACGAATAAGAAAGTAACTTTTTGCAGTGTTCCAGCTGATCATCGTTCCGGACGCCACGGTCATGATTCGCATCAATCACTGGTGACTGGATGGACTGTCAGTCCTAAAGACAGACAAGAGATTCTCTATTTTGCAGGAGACACAGCAAGAATCAACGATGTACGGATGAAAGGCTTGGCTCTCGACATTTATCAACTCTATCAAAATAAAAAGAACATAGAACCTGGAGAACTTCCGCGAATTATTAATATGGAACCGGGAGGACCCAATTATACGAGAAAGGACATGCTCCCAACCCATCAATCCGCGGTAGACAGTATTATCTCTTCTTTTCGATTGGCTTTTGCGCTAGAGGAAATAAGTGCCCATGATAAGTCTGTTGAAAAAAAGATTTCAGCCTCGGAATGGTTAGATAGTACCGCTACTATCTTTATGCATCAAAATAAATTTGAACTAGGACCAGATCGTTTTAATGAGAATTATTTTATCTTTACACGTTTATGCAGTTACTTAAAAATGAGCGATGAAGAACTCGCTAAACAACAGGAGAAACAAGAAAGTAAGAGTGCTTCGTGGAGTTTATTTCATCGACGAAAAGATTTCATCATTGATGGTGCGAAAGAGTTAAAAGAATTTGCAAAACAACTATGGCCTGCAGAAAATGAACTAAAACAACGCGATAAACTCATTGAATTTATTGAAGCACGCACGCATTTCCCGTTAATCAGAGAAAAGTTGACTTCAGATGCTCCTTACGTTCGTTTGGGAGAGAAATCAAGCATTGCTCCCGATACTTGGGATAAGACAAAAGAGAAATGGAAAGGGGCGAAAAAAAGCGATCTAATAGACTCAGATTCTAATCCTAATCCTGCCCCTTTTTAA
- a CDS encoding phosphomannomutase/phosphoglucomutase, whose amino-acid sequence MEDLEVIKTASLGIFRSYDIRGVVGKYLNRNTYFTLGLVIGTELQELYKEDCILVCRDSRESSEAFSQALAYGLSLAGVRVINIGCLPTPLLYFAMNFLNCSSGVMVTASHNPINYNGLKVILSGNNYHGELLGNLYHRIVQQRYCMQSSSTVVIDHPTDELIAHYIKAVKKDVRLTRKFRVVVDCGNAVAGKVAPQLLMALGCEVIPLFCEVKTTFTNHHPDPALEENLKDLSRVVREENADLGVAFDGDGDRLGVVDNQGRIINADKLLLAFSAALLAQRSDVAVVFDVKCSQQLSDYITEHHGKAVMTKTGMAHIVEGMVMHQAMLGGEFCGHFYFYDRWLEHDDGIYAAARTLEILSQQFEDAYTFYNQFPSKVATGELKIAIAEHKKQAFMEQLLEQAPFIGGEVNYIDGLRVKFSNGWGLIRASNTTPCLTVRFEADTEKDLQLIQLLFRELILSINSMLELPF is encoded by the coding sequence ATGGAAGATTTAGAGGTAATAAAAACAGCTTCATTGGGCATTTTCAGAAGTTATGATATTCGTGGAGTTGTTGGTAAATATTTAAACAGAAATACCTATTTTACCCTAGGACTGGTTATTGGCACGGAATTGCAAGAATTGTATAAAGAAGACTGTATTCTTGTCTGTCGGGATAGCCGGGAAAGTAGTGAGGCATTTTCGCAAGCACTCGCCTATGGGTTATCGTTGGCGGGAGTGCGTGTTATAAACATTGGCTGTCTACCTACACCTTTACTGTATTTCGCCATGAATTTTCTTAATTGTTCCTCAGGGGTAATGGTCACGGCAAGTCATAATCCAATTAATTATAATGGATTAAAAGTGATTCTGTCCGGAAATAATTATCATGGCGAATTACTGGGAAATTTATATCATCGAATAGTTCAGCAACGCTATTGCATGCAAAGTAGCTCTACTGTAGTAATAGACCATCCTACGGATGAATTAATTGCCCATTATATTAAGGCGGTTAAGAAAGATGTTCGTTTAACCAGAAAATTTCGAGTAGTCGTTGACTGTGGTAATGCTGTAGCCGGTAAAGTAGCGCCACAATTATTAATGGCCTTGGGATGTGAGGTTATTCCCTTATTTTGTGAGGTAAAAACGACTTTTACCAATCACCATCCTGATCCTGCACTAGAAGAGAACTTAAAAGATTTATCTCGAGTTGTACGAGAAGAAAACGCAGATTTAGGGGTTGCTTTTGATGGGGATGGTGATCGTCTGGGGGTTGTTGATAATCAAGGCAGAATAATTAATGCTGATAAGTTACTCTTGGCATTTTCTGCAGCACTATTAGCTCAACGCAGTGATGTAGCCGTGGTATTTGATGTTAAATGCAGTCAGCAGTTATCCGATTACATCACAGAACATCATGGCAAAGCAGTGATGACAAAAACGGGTATGGCACATATTGTTGAAGGCATGGTAATGCATCAAGCAATGCTAGGGGGTGAGTTTTGTGGGCATTTTTATTTTTACGATCGCTGGTTGGAACACGATGATGGTATTTATGCCGCTGCTCGTACTTTGGAAATATTAAGTCAGCAATTTGAAGATGCCTACACATTTTATAATCAATTTCCTTCTAAGGTTGCAACGGGAGAATTAAAAATAGCGATAGCTGAGCATAAAAAACAAGCTTTTATGGAGCAGCTTTTGGAACAGGCTCCGTTTATTGGTGGAGAAGTTAATTATATCGATGGCTTACGCGTAAAATTTTCAAATGGTTGGGGACTTATCAGGGCATCCAATACGACACCTTGTCTTACGGTTCGTTTTGAGGCAGATACTGAAAAAGATTTACAATTGATTCAATTGTTGTTTCGTGAATTAATTTTAAGTATTAACTCGATGCTTGAACTTCCTTTTTAA
- a CDS encoding HAD-IB family hydrolase, with protein MTKETIAIFDFDGTLTMGKSSRLMFFKHLVGLPMLCGGLFLEYCQHGLSKIKLLQENPKGFYLDKWLLVGFTQEELQRQAENFIAKKLTNHIRQEALERLCFHQQEGHNCMIISGALDIYLKPWAKQYNVKEVICTEIEFDPVTGKSTGRMLNPYCLGQEKVKQFEKLYANRNDYIIYAYGDSFHDFELLKYADHAFYKCFS; from the coding sequence ATGACAAAAGAAACGATTGCTATTTTTGATTTTGATGGCACATTAACCATGGGCAAGTCGAGTCGCTTAATGTTTTTTAAACATTTAGTGGGTTTGCCCATGCTTTGTGGCGGGCTCTTTCTTGAATATTGTCAGCATGGTTTAAGTAAAATAAAACTTCTGCAGGAAAATCCGAAGGGGTTTTATTTGGATAAATGGTTACTGGTGGGATTTACACAGGAGGAGCTACAGCGGCAGGCTGAAAATTTCATTGCAAAAAAGTTGACAAACCATATTCGTCAGGAAGCACTGGAACGGTTATGCTTTCATCAGCAAGAAGGACATAATTGCATGATTATCAGCGGGGCATTGGATATTTATTTAAAACCATGGGCCAAGCAGTATAATGTAAAGGAAGTTATTTGTACAGAAATAGAGTTTGATCCTGTAACCGGAAAAAGCACAGGACGTATGTTAAATCCCTATTGTCTGGGTCAAGAAAAAGTGAAGCAGTTTGAAAAATTGTATGCGAACCGTAATGATTATATTATTTACGCGTATGGTGATAGCTTTCATGATTTTGAACTACTAAAATATGCCGACCATGCCTTTTATAAATGTTTCAGTTGA
- a CDS encoding ankyrin repeat domain-containing protein, producing the protein MPALDEIINALKNDELKKFEELISQLSSSEINFQFDPSQITLLHEATCYRSEYVSLLLQNGADPYIKDRQGKTPVDWAHARKNVQAITLLEKYISTKPNDKTVLQTGDSHTDNASILEKIKLDKQIDLNLLKRVIVEIDKALLSNQVTNELLSNFSTISLLVANLHFNDNNKGKEEYVRNKYGSIDRSNNARRRAKGLEIAHLTALGKIIEHAKKPVNTVLKTNLANILNALKTIQEKINFIIEIEENNPKKTQHEIEIQLANSPETTSFTSFVNHFYSMLILEELTFLISDNTLTQLNFKKREDRYYLGRVLSLVGELSKELRDFLNPEKESGLFSFFKKIRDRKIAHAFSVMSFEPTAENLKHYQLLVKLLTVNFAKQIEQIKMELNSALVLTQEPNQEVYYHIKNITPDLGKLTPKQKTECKKLIAAVFDGKTVEINEAIINSDVSDLSSEINKKATFSETKEETTKQSSEITINSLSKSLAIILIKLKKCHELAAKKDKKSLALLEKVNAESHTLIEAYHLAIGNRNELKLIPCNSTTSHFNETKSLKQLPSLQQVQDLIDKIKEGNVPDFIEKTPDDKSIEKIVKEDDQPSAEKLAKKPKPKPRLNETKSEKTPKEQLAQNIEKITKELDYLRHIMNHRDLTQTQKNFIAEFCLAKIGQAFKDWEENERDFLLNLAPTSFATSVDSTTKTRHKLMHSPFDRKKIPFLDRLFKQTLSMDVELSAMKKILTTKPENFNAEEETVVVSFIELGAAYVHLKNYGKAIEIYESAFKLHVREAIFIKKEFSVKEVANLALILFALATTYSEAASDTDFTHDSPLLLQNYCNLSMYHLRIYIELCKKLVEAFAEKYPDLNNIVQHNLACAYEIIGDLCVRLNLTEEAKFNYQKAIRSAASLTTAAEEKRRYLYKLCFAEFRKAMTNLNQSDLKQAEVVKNTAQIIESNFSKFPLLTACLWDIKECYEASETFSSDFSPYLYLLVLLIETMLYQQSHCMNFSYAKSLFKLIKEKSSSFFSSADLLLVKRINDLDKLISELAPVFDALEEKFKGSKNLAYLDFKKEQLRNLIIFYTEFGLDLDSLQKRLANSPNVTSLIAFRVAMGLTHANNASFAIKQYEEALTLIDNQSEQYKEEIAEFTAYVSAILGDAYHEKKEHEKALGSYTIALKIYWEKPNSKAIDIVFHLLDVYKKLYPANYASRIEIVAKLTKESFSKKKPDDPTVAILDSILLSVALEKKNSTLQSDVRKTGLSPNMVKNSIRQIIWQPAPPPQDAKDSLPKTLGNGK; encoded by the coding sequence CACGTAAAAACGTGCAAGCAATAACCCTCCTGGAGAAATATATTTCTACTAAGCCAAATGATAAAACTGTTCTGCAAACTGGTGACTCCCACACAGACAATGCCAGCATATTGGAAAAAATTAAATTAGATAAACAAATTGATTTAAATTTGCTGAAACGCGTTATTGTGGAGATAGATAAAGCCCTTTTGAGCAATCAAGTGACAAATGAGTTGCTGTCAAATTTTTCAACGATAAGTCTCCTAGTTGCTAATCTCCACTTTAATGACAACAATAAAGGTAAAGAAGAATATGTAAGAAATAAATATGGCTCAATTGATCGAAGTAATAATGCTAGAAGAAGAGCTAAAGGATTGGAAATAGCGCATTTAACTGCTTTAGGGAAAATTATTGAACATGCGAAAAAACCTGTAAACACTGTCTTAAAAACGAACCTCGCCAATATTTTAAATGCTCTTAAAACGATACAAGAAAAAATAAATTTTATTATAGAGATTGAAGAAAACAATCCTAAAAAAACTCAGCATGAAATTGAAATTCAATTAGCCAATTCACCAGAAACTACTTCTTTTACCAGTTTTGTAAACCATTTCTATTCCATGTTAATTCTGGAAGAATTAACTTTTTTAATCAGCGACAATACATTAACACAGCTCAACTTTAAGAAGCGAGAAGACCGCTATTATTTGGGTAGAGTTTTATCGTTGGTAGGCGAATTATCCAAAGAGTTACGTGACTTTCTAAATCCTGAAAAAGAAAGTGGTTTGTTCAGCTTCTTTAAAAAGATACGAGATCGCAAAATTGCCCACGCTTTTTCCGTGATGTCATTTGAACCCACGGCGGAAAATTTAAAGCATTATCAATTACTGGTCAAACTATTAACTGTAAACTTTGCCAAGCAAATTGAGCAAATTAAAATGGAGCTAAATAGCGCGCTTGTTTTAACACAAGAACCCAATCAAGAGGTCTATTATCACATAAAAAATATTACACCTGACTTGGGAAAATTAACCCCGAAACAAAAAACTGAATGCAAAAAATTAATTGCCGCAGTTTTTGATGGTAAAACAGTCGAAATCAATGAAGCTATTATAAACAGTGATGTAAGTGACCTTTCCAGCGAGATTAACAAAAAAGCCACGTTTTCAGAAACAAAAGAAGAAACCACTAAACAATCAAGTGAAATCACTATAAATAGCCTCTCAAAATCATTAGCGATTATATTAATTAAACTAAAAAAATGTCATGAACTGGCCGCAAAAAAGGATAAAAAAAGTTTAGCATTATTGGAAAAAGTAAACGCAGAGAGCCACACACTAATAGAAGCCTATCATTTAGCAATAGGTAACCGTAATGAATTAAAACTCATTCCCTGCAATAGTACCACCTCTCACTTCAACGAAACGAAGTCATTGAAACAACTCCCCTCCCTGCAACAGGTACAGGACTTAATCGACAAAATTAAAGAGGGGAATGTCCCGGACTTTATTGAAAAAACCCCTGATGATAAATCTATCGAAAAAATAGTTAAGGAAGATGATCAACCATCAGCAGAAAAATTAGCCAAAAAACCCAAGCCTAAACCTAGGCTCAATGAAACTAAAAGTGAGAAAACACCTAAAGAACAGCTTGCTCAAAATATAGAAAAAATTACAAAAGAGCTGGACTATTTAAGGCACATCATGAATCACCGTGATTTAACTCAAACTCAAAAAAATTTTATTGCGGAATTTTGTTTGGCTAAAATCGGACAAGCCTTTAAAGATTGGGAGGAAAATGAAAGAGACTTTCTCCTAAACCTGGCACCAACATCCTTTGCTACATCTGTTGATAGTACAACAAAAACCCGACATAAATTAATGCATAGCCCTTTTGATAGAAAGAAAATACCTTTTCTGGATAGGTTATTTAAGCAAACGCTATCGATGGACGTTGAATTAAGTGCAATGAAAAAAATCCTCACCACGAAACCGGAAAACTTTAATGCAGAAGAAGAAACTGTCGTTGTTTCATTCATTGAATTAGGAGCAGCCTACGTTCATTTAAAAAATTATGGAAAAGCAATTGAAATTTATGAGAGTGCTTTTAAATTGCATGTTAGAGAAGCCATTTTCATTAAAAAAGAATTCTCTGTGAAAGAGGTAGCCAATCTGGCTTTGATCCTTTTTGCATTAGCTACGACTTACAGTGAGGCAGCAAGTGATACAGATTTTACTCACGACAGTCCTTTGTTGCTACAAAATTATTGTAACTTGAGTATGTATCATTTGCGGATATATATTGAATTGTGTAAGAAATTAGTAGAAGCATTTGCGGAAAAATATCCAGATCTCAATAATATCGTCCAACATAATCTGGCTTGCGCGTATGAGATTATAGGAGATCTTTGCGTTCGGTTGAATCTTACTGAAGAAGCTAAATTTAACTATCAAAAGGCGATACGGTCCGCTGCAAGTTTAACCACTGCTGCTGAAGAAAAGCGTAGATACTTATATAAATTATGTTTTGCAGAGTTTCGTAAAGCGATGACTAATTTAAATCAAAGCGATTTAAAACAAGCAGAAGTAGTAAAAAATACTGCTCAAATAATCGAATCTAATTTCTCCAAATTTCCTTTGCTCACAGCGTGTCTGTGGGATATTAAAGAATGCTATGAGGCGAGTGAAACTTTTTCCTCAGACTTTTCACCCTACCTGTATCTGCTCGTTCTTTTGATCGAAACAATGTTATACCAACAGAGCCATTGCATGAATTTTTCTTATGCAAAAAGTTTATTTAAATTAATCAAAGAAAAATCCTCCAGCTTTTTCTCCAGTGCGGACTTACTTCTCGTAAAAAGAATAAACGATTTGGACAAATTGATAAGCGAACTCGCACCTGTCTTTGATGCTCTGGAAGAAAAATTTAAAGGAAGCAAAAATCTTGCTTATCTGGATTTTAAGAAAGAACAATTAAGAAATTTAATAATTTTTTATACGGAATTTGGACTTGATCTGGATAGCCTGCAAAAAAGATTAGCCAATAGTCCAAACGTAACCTCGCTTATAGCTTTTCGCGTCGCAATGGGCCTTACTCATGCCAACAATGCTTCTTTTGCTATCAAACAATATGAAGAAGCCCTAACCTTAATAGATAATCAATCAGAACAATATAAAGAAGAGATCGCAGAATTCACTGCCTACGTTTCTGCAATTTTAGGTGATGCTTATCATGAGAAAAAGGAGCATGAAAAAGCGCTTGGCAGTTATACTATCGCGTTGAAAATTTATTGGGAAAAACCAAACTCTAAAGCCATCGATATTGTTTTCCATTTATTAGATGTTTATAAAAAACTGTATCCTGCAAATTATGCATCCAGAATAGAAATTGTGGCCAAGTTAACAAAAGAATCGTTTAGCAAGAAAAAACCTGATGATCCTACTGTAGCTATATTGGATTCCATTCTCCTTAGCGTCGCTTTAGAGAAGAAAAATAGTACACTGCAATCGGATGTCAGAAAAACAGGTCTCTCTCCAAACATGGTCAAGAACAGTATTAGACAAATAATTTGGCAACCAGCCCCTCCACCTCAAGATGCCAAAGATAGCCTGCCAAAAACTCTGGGAAATGGGAAGTAG